Proteins encoded together in one Drosophila suzukii unplaced genomic scaffold, CBGP_Dsuzu_IsoJpt1.0 scf_7, whole genome shotgun sequence window:
- the LOC108007594 gene encoding uncharacterized protein has product MDEGKWNDPIASKCMLGWTIQGSANSNRHVSMHHCDCNWRELHDEVKEQFNLESISPKKLLSSEDKRAVVVLEQTCQIKCGKYKVDLLRRNDLQKLPESRTRALKRLQCMRTRILSETDLFTKIDDQIKNLLAKGYPKQLSDEEAKKEETRTWYFPKFIVLNPNKPGKIRLVWDAVVETNVVCLNDFLLSGPDCLNSLINVLPAFRVGTVAVSGDIAEMFHRINISHEDMHSQRFLWYDVNRNKINTYVMRAMTLGISCAPFIGHYVRDKNAEVHQQQFSLALDAIQRAHYVADFIDSMSNKQKAIKYPAK; this is encoded by the coding sequence ATGGATGAAGGCAAATGGAACGACCCAATAGCGTCAAAGTGCATGTTAGGATGGACTATCCAGGGATCAGCAAACTCAAACCGTCACGTATCTATGCACCACTGCGATTGCAACTGGCGAGAGCTTCACGATGAAGTCAAAGAACAATTCAACCTAGAGTCGATTTCGCCTAAAAAACTGCTTTCAAGCGAGGACAAACGAGCAGTCGTAGTCCTAGAGCAGACTTGCCAAATCAAATGTGGCAAATACAAGGTTGATCTTCTTCGGCGGAATGATCTTCAAAAACTTCCCGAGAGTCGCACTAGAGCTCTAAAGCGCCTACAATGCATGAGAACCAGAATTCTGAGCGAAACGGATCTGTTTACAAAAATCGACGACCAAATCAAAAATCTTCTTGCCAAAGGATACCCCAAGCAACTATCTGACGAGGAGGCGAAGAAAGAAGAAACTCGCACTTGGTACTTTCCCAAATTTATAGTCCTAAATCCGAATAAGCCTGGAAAGATAAGGCTGGTTTGGGATGCAGTAGTAGAAACAAACGTAGTATGCCTCAACGACTTTCTGTTAAGCGGGCCGGACTGCTTAAACTCACTCATCAACGTTCTCCCAGCCTTCAGAGTCGGAACAGTCGCCGTAAGCGGCGACATCGCCGAAATGTTTCACAGGATCAACATAAGCCACGAAGACATGCATTCTCAGCGCTTTCTTTGGTATGATGTCAACCGAAATAAGATAAACACTTACGTCATGCGTGCCATGACCCTTGGTATCAGTTGTGCACCATTCATAGGCCACTACGTGCGCGACAAAAATGCAGAAGTCCACCAGCAGCAATTTTCGTTAGCCTTGGATGCGATTCAGCGTGCGCACTATGTCGCCGACTTCATCGACAGTATGAGTAATAAACAGAAAGCCATTAAATATCCAGCCAAGTAA